One region of Xylanimonas ulmi genomic DNA includes:
- a CDS encoding protein-L-isoaspartate O-methyltransferase family protein has translation MDADDAVAAALRTIGRAGFLPAPARYWAGEDRPLAIGHGQTCSQPSTVAAMLRLLDVRPGARVLDVGAGSGWTTALLGRLVGPGGQVLGVERRDDLAAWGAANLERCAMPWAREVAARPGVLGWPREGGWDRVLVSAAARRLPPSLVEQVAPGGRMVIPVRHTMTLVTVDDDGAAHVSEHGSYRFVPLVED, from the coding sequence ATGGACGCCGACGACGCCGTCGCGGCCGCGCTGCGCACGATCGGCCGCGCGGGCTTCCTGCCCGCGCCCGCCCGGTACTGGGCGGGCGAGGACCGACCGCTGGCGATCGGGCACGGACAGACGTGCTCACAGCCGTCGACCGTCGCGGCGATGCTGCGCCTGCTCGACGTGCGCCCGGGCGCGCGCGTGCTCGACGTCGGCGCCGGCTCGGGGTGGACGACGGCGCTGCTGGGGCGCCTGGTCGGGCCCGGTGGTCAGGTGCTGGGCGTCGAACGGCGCGACGACCTCGCCGCCTGGGGCGCGGCCAACCTGGAGCGGTGCGCCATGCCGTGGGCGCGCGAGGTCGCCGCCCGCCCCGGCGTGCTCGGCTGGCCGCGCGAGGGCGGGTGGGACCGCGTGCTCGTCTCGGCCGCGGCCCGCCGGCTGCCGCCCTCACTCGTGGAGCAGGTCGCCCCCGGGGGCCGCATGGTGATTCCGGTGCGCCACACCATGACGCTGGTGACGGTCGACGACGACGGCGCGGCGCACGTGAGCGAGCACGGCTCCTACCGGTTCGTGCCGCTCGTCGAGGACTGA
- a CDS encoding cytochrome ubiquinol oxidase subunit I, producing MDVLALARWQFAITTVYHFILVPLTIGLAPLVAGMQTAWVVTKNEKWLRLTKFFGKLLLINFALGVATGIVQEFQFGMTWSEYSRFVGDVFGAPLAMEALAAFFIESTFLGLWIFGWDRLSKKVHLACVWLFALATNLSAFFILSANSWMQHPVGTTFNPETGRAEMESIWAVLGNNTLWAAFPHTITASFLVSGTFICGIATWWMVRLVRSKKPELVELARSTYRPAVVLGAVVMLLSGVGVALSGDVQGKIMYEQQPGKMSAAEALCESTEGAAFSILTVGPLLNPTCDQLTHLIEIPGLASFLGTGHFSGPDSLLPGVDDVQQQMSDKFGATDEAGNPITYTPPLGVSYWSFRLMIGLAAFSAALALWALWATRRGRLSDSRWLSRLAVIALPMPFLACSFGWIFTEVGRQPWVVAPNPTGVDGVWLLTSAGVSTAVPGGVILTSMIVFTVLYAGLGVIWYRLLHRYAIEGVPQVHDESPEARSDDDADRPLSFAY from the coding sequence ATGGATGTGCTCGCGCTCGCCCGATGGCAGTTCGCCATCACGACCGTCTACCACTTCATCCTTGTCCCGTTGACGATCGGGCTCGCCCCGCTGGTCGCCGGGATGCAGACGGCGTGGGTGGTGACCAAGAACGAGAAATGGCTCCGGCTGACGAAGTTCTTCGGCAAGCTGCTGCTCATCAACTTCGCCCTCGGCGTCGCGACCGGCATCGTTCAGGAGTTCCAGTTCGGCATGACCTGGAGCGAGTACTCCCGGTTCGTGGGCGACGTGTTCGGCGCCCCGCTGGCGATGGAGGCGCTCGCCGCGTTCTTCATCGAGTCGACGTTCCTGGGCCTGTGGATCTTCGGCTGGGACCGCCTGAGCAAGAAGGTGCACCTGGCGTGCGTGTGGCTCTTCGCGCTGGCCACCAACCTCTCGGCGTTCTTCATCCTGTCGGCCAACTCGTGGATGCAGCACCCCGTGGGCACCACCTTCAACCCCGAGACGGGGCGCGCGGAGATGGAGTCCATCTGGGCGGTCCTGGGCAACAACACGCTGTGGGCGGCGTTCCCGCACACCATCACGGCGTCCTTCCTCGTCTCGGGCACGTTCATCTGCGGCATCGCGACCTGGTGGATGGTGCGCCTGGTCCGGTCGAAGAAGCCCGAGCTGGTCGAGCTCGCGCGCTCCACCTACCGCCCCGCCGTCGTGCTGGGCGCCGTCGTCATGCTCCTGTCCGGCGTCGGCGTCGCGCTCTCGGGCGACGTCCAGGGCAAGATCATGTACGAGCAGCAGCCCGGCAAGATGTCGGCCGCCGAGGCGCTGTGCGAGTCGACCGAGGGCGCGGCGTTCTCGATCCTCACCGTCGGCCCTCTCCTCAACCCGACGTGCGACCAGCTCACGCACCTCATCGAGATCCCAGGTCTGGCCAGCTTCCTCGGCACCGGGCACTTCTCCGGGCCTGACTCGCTGCTGCCGGGCGTCGATGACGTGCAGCAGCAGATGTCCGACAAGTTCGGCGCGACCGACGAGGCCGGCAACCCCATCACCTACACGCCCCCGCTCGGCGTCTCCTACTGGTCGTTCCGCCTCATGATCGGCCTCGCGGCCTTCTCGGCCGCGCTGGCGCTGTGGGCTCTGTGGGCCACGCGCCGCGGGCGGCTGTCGGACAGCCGGTGGCTGTCCCGCCTGGCCGTGATCGCGCTGCCCATGCCGTTCCTCGCCTGCTCGTTCGGCTGGATCTTCACCGAGGTCGGGCGCCAACCCTGGGTCGTGGCGCCCAACCCCACCGGCGTCGACGGCGTCTGGCTGCTGACCTCGGCCGGCGTGTCCACGGCCGTGCCCGGCGGCGTGATCCTCACCTCGATGATCGTGTTCACGGTGCTGTACGCCGGGCTCGGCGTCATCTGGTATCGCCTGCTGCACCGCTACGCGATCGAAGGCGTCCCCCAGGTGCACGACGAGTCACCCGAGGCGCGCTCGGACGACGACGCCGACCGCCCGCTGTCCTTCGCCTACTGA
- the cydB gene encoding cytochrome d ubiquinol oxidase subunit II — protein MDLSILWFVIIAVLWTGYLVLEGFDFGVGMLMSFFPRGTREQRESERRVLVNTIGPVWDGNEVWLLTAGGATFAAFPEWYATLFSGFYLPLFIILLALIVRVVAFEYRGKISTPGWSRRFDLMIQVGSWVPAILWGVAFANLVRGVLLDDAHQYVGGFWALLNPFALLGGLTTLVLFLLHGSVFLALKTDGELRARARQFAARLSLAAVVVAGGWAIWAQVAYSVPWTWAAVAVAAACLVGVVITNARGAEGWAFTLSALAMVAAVTLIFGSMFPDVMPGRDGGPSLSIAEATSTDYTLTVMTWVAVILTPVVIAYQSWTYWVFRRRLTSKDLPAPAGLVWKRVREALGGHDEPAVKPADLA, from the coding sequence ATGGACCTGTCGATCCTGTGGTTCGTCATCATCGCCGTCCTGTGGACGGGGTACCTCGTGCTCGAGGGCTTCGACTTCGGCGTCGGCATGCTGATGTCCTTCTTCCCGCGCGGCACGCGCGAGCAGCGCGAGTCCGAGCGCCGCGTGCTGGTCAACACCATCGGCCCGGTGTGGGACGGCAACGAGGTGTGGCTGCTGACCGCGGGCGGCGCGACGTTCGCCGCCTTCCCGGAGTGGTACGCGACCCTGTTCTCGGGGTTCTACCTGCCGTTGTTCATCATCCTGCTCGCCCTCATCGTGCGCGTGGTCGCGTTCGAGTACCGCGGCAAGATCTCCACGCCCGGTTGGAGCCGCCGGTTCGACCTGATGATCCAGGTCGGCTCGTGGGTCCCCGCGATCCTGTGGGGCGTGGCGTTCGCCAACCTCGTGCGCGGTGTGCTGCTCGACGACGCCCACCAGTACGTCGGCGGGTTCTGGGCGCTGCTCAACCCGTTCGCGCTGCTGGGCGGCCTGACCACGCTCGTGCTGTTCCTGCTGCACGGCTCGGTGTTCCTCGCGCTCAAGACCGACGGTGAGCTGCGGGCCCGCGCGCGCCAGTTCGCCGCGCGGCTCTCGCTCGCGGCGGTCGTCGTGGCGGGCGGCTGGGCCATCTGGGCGCAGGTCGCCTACTCGGTCCCGTGGACGTGGGCCGCCGTCGCGGTCGCCGCGGCGTGCCTGGTCGGCGTCGTGATCACCAACGCGCGCGGCGCCGAGGGCTGGGCCTTCACGCTGTCGGCGCTGGCCATGGTCGCGGCCGTCACGCTGATCTTCGGCTCGATGTTCCCCGACGTCATGCCGGGACGTGACGGCGGGCCGTCGCTCTCGATCGCCGAGGCGACGTCGACCGACTACACGTTGACCGTCATGACGTGGGTCGCGGTCATCCTCACCCCGGTCGTGATCGCCTACCAGAGCTGGACGTACTGGGTCTTCCGCCGCCGTCTGACCTCGAAGGACCTGCCAGCGCCGGCGGGCCTGGTGTGGAAGAGGGTCCGCGAGGCGCTCGGCGGGCACGACGAGCCCGCCGTCAAGCCCGCCGACCTCGCGTGA
- the rplU gene encoding 50S ribosomal protein L21 produces the protein MVYAIVKAGGRQEKVSVGDIVVMNSIEAKAGDTVELPALLLVDGEKVTTDAAKLAKVKVTAEVVRDEKGPKIVILKYKNKTGYRKRQGHRQSLTRVKVTGIK, from the coding sequence ATGGTGTACGCGATCGTCAAGGCCGGTGGCCGCCAGGAGAAGGTGTCCGTCGGCGACATCGTTGTCATGAACAGCATCGAGGCGAAGGCCGGCGACACGGTCGAGCTGCCCGCGCTGCTGCTCGTGGACGGGGAGAAGGTGACCACCGACGCCGCGAAGCTGGCGAAGGTCAAGGTCACGGCTGAGGTCGTGCGGGACGAGAAGGGCCCGAAGATCGTCATCCTCAAGTACAAGAACAAGACCGGCTACCGCAAGCGCCAGGGTCACCGTCAGTCGCTGACCCGCGTCAAGGTCACCGGCATCAAGTGA
- the rpmA gene encoding 50S ribosomal protein L27: protein MAHKKGASSSRNGRDSNAQSLGVKRFGGQVVKAGEIIVRQRGTHFHPGQNVGRGGDDTLFALTAGAVKFATRRGRKVVDIESVSVEA from the coding sequence ATGGCACACAAGAAGGGCGCGAGCTCCTCGCGCAACGGTCGTGACTCGAACGCCCAGTCGCTCGGCGTCAAGCGCTTCGGCGGGCAGGTCGTCAAGGCCGGCGAGATCATCGTCCGCCAGCGCGGCACCCACTTCCACCCCGGCCAGAACGTCGGCCGCGGCGGCGACGACACGCTGTTCGCGCTGACCGCCGGCGCGGTCAAGTTCGCGACGCGCCGCGGGCGCAAGGTCGTCGACATCGAGTCGGTGTCGGTCGAGGCCTGA
- a CDS encoding ribonuclease E/G: protein MTSDNTGTTGNTPRKPARRRVTRAAGGPAADAAPALDLGIILPTRTDDATSPAAAAAPAAAAPAAAAVAEPAAAPPARRSRRVSRPTSTPEPAATSDAATAPAASPSAPSLTLDGIVLPERVTQAPANQADKPAKSADKPAKAPRRAVRTLDDIELPDGHGEAAPASAEAAPRRGRSRAASGDVASPAPRRTRARATAPSPATPESATPESVEADASAPAVDDAVATESADAVASAVEDRAADAPAADLPAADAPERPKRARRSRASSPTAKAAASSEPASSEPAASEPAAGEAAVESAPAAESTASSAPGSSTPRLATTALLFQAPDLSTPRRSRRAQAPAGPPQARDDAAEPASQEAPETPETPVAPAQPSEPVELTGEDAAAAQEVAAIEAELVADGVELVDLRPEDLVEDDEDVEIEQDDDRPRRRRRRGGRGRRSGRRPEDEDGEESDEDEEQDAPSSAESDGEADDAPESDESGEDEAGGSRRRRRRRRGSRAERAETPRSRSDEVTALKGSTRLEAKRQRRREGRDAGRRRQIITEAEFLARRESVSRSMVVRERDARTQIAVLEDGVLVEHYVSQQSQSSMVGNVYLGRVQNVLPSMEAAFVDVGKGRNAVLYAGEVNWDAAGLEGGQPRRIEQALKSGDSVLVQVTKDPIGHKGARLTSQVTLAGRYLVLVPGGGMTGISRKLPDVERSRLKKVLREIVPEGAGVIVRTAAEGASEAELKADVERLQAQWNAITTKAGRASTSAPALLQGEPDLAIRVVRDIFNDDFSSLVVQGDGAWQEVSTYVEELAPDLRERVTKWLEPTDVFTVHRVDEQLAKGMDRKVWLPSGGSLVIDRTEAMTVIDVNTGKFTGAGGTLEETVTRNNLEAAEEIVRQLRLRDIGGIIVIDFIDMVLESNRDLVLRRLVECLGRDRTKHQVAEVTSLGLVQMTRKRVGQGLVEAFSETCEACKGRGFIVHAEPIEKGAGHTHAEPADGAPQGESKRGRRRRGSASAAEPAAHPEPPKLPEEKSQAREAVKATLATIAAAAAHAHEAASAEPTEG, encoded by the coding sequence GTGACCTCAGACAACACCGGCACCACTGGCAACACCCCCCGCAAGCCCGCCCGTCGCCGCGTGACGCGCGCCGCGGGCGGCCCGGCCGCCGACGCGGCCCCCGCGCTGGACCTGGGCATCATCCTGCCGACGCGCACCGACGACGCCACGTCGCCCGCCGCCGCTGCGGCCCCCGCCGCTGCGGCCCCCGCCGCTGCGGCGGTCGCCGAGCCGGCCGCGGCGCCGCCCGCCCGCAGGTCGCGCCGCGTCTCACGCCCGACCTCGACTCCCGAGCCCGCCGCCACCTCGGATGCGGCCACGGCGCCTGCGGCGTCCCCGTCCGCACCAAGCCTGACCCTTGACGGCATCGTGCTGCCCGAGCGTGTCACGCAGGCCCCCGCGAATCAGGCGGACAAGCCCGCGAAGTCGGCGGACAAGCCCGCCAAGGCGCCCCGCCGCGCCGTGCGCACGCTCGACGACATCGAGCTGCCCGACGGTCACGGTGAAGCCGCTCCTGCCAGCGCCGAGGCCGCGCCGCGCCGCGGACGCTCGCGCGCCGCGTCGGGCGACGTCGCCTCGCCCGCGCCTCGGCGCACCCGGGCGCGGGCCACCGCGCCGAGCCCCGCCACGCCCGAGTCCGCCACGCCCGAGTCGGTCGAGGCCGACGCCAGCGCCCCCGCGGTCGACGACGCCGTCGCGACCGAGTCCGCCGACGCCGTCGCATCCGCAGTCGAGGATCGCGCCGCCGACGCCCCTGCGGCCGACCTCCCCGCGGCCGACGCTCCGGAGCGCCCGAAGCGCGCGCGCCGCTCGCGTGCGTCGTCGCCCACCGCGAAGGCCGCCGCCTCGAGCGAGCCCGCCTCGAGCGAGCCTGCCGCAAGCGAGCCCGCCGCAGGTGAGGCCGCCGTTGAGTCCGCGCCCGCCGCCGAGTCGACCGCCTCGTCGGCGCCCGGCTCGTCGACACCGCGCCTGGCCACGACCGCGCTGCTCTTCCAGGCGCCCGACCTGTCGACGCCGCGCCGCTCGCGTCGCGCCCAGGCCCCCGCCGGCCCGCCGCAGGCGCGTGACGACGCCGCGGAGCCCGCCAGCCAGGAGGCCCCGGAGACGCCCGAGACGCCCGTAGCGCCCGCGCAGCCGTCCGAGCCCGTCGAGCTCACCGGCGAGGACGCCGCCGCCGCGCAGGAGGTCGCCGCGATCGAGGCCGAGCTCGTCGCCGACGGCGTTGAGCTGGTCGACCTGCGCCCCGAGGACCTGGTCGAGGACGACGAGGACGTCGAGATCGAGCAGGACGACGATCGCCCGCGCCGTCGTCGTCGCCGGGGAGGGCGCGGCCGCCGCAGCGGACGGCGCCCCGAGGACGAGGACGGCGAGGAGTCGGACGAGGACGAGGAGCAGGACGCGCCGTCGTCCGCCGAGAGCGACGGCGAGGCCGACGACGCTCCCGAGTCCGACGAGTCGGGTGAGGACGAGGCGGGCGGCTCGCGTCGCCGTCGTCGCCGCCGTCGCGGCTCGCGCGCCGAGCGCGCCGAGACGCCCCGCTCGCGCTCCGACGAGGTCACCGCGCTCAAGGGATCGACGCGCCTGGAGGCCAAGCGCCAGCGCCGCCGCGAGGGCCGCGACGCGGGCCGCCGCCGCCAGATCATCACCGAGGCCGAGTTCCTCGCGCGCCGCGAGTCCGTCTCGCGCTCGATGGTCGTGCGCGAGCGCGACGCGCGCACCCAGATCGCGGTGCTCGAGGACGGTGTGCTGGTCGAGCACTACGTCTCGCAGCAGTCGCAGTCCTCGATGGTCGGCAACGTCTACCTGGGCCGCGTGCAGAACGTGCTGCCGTCCATGGAGGCCGCGTTCGTCGACGTCGGCAAGGGCCGCAACGCCGTGCTGTACGCGGGCGAGGTCAACTGGGACGCCGCGGGCCTCGAGGGCGGCCAGCCGCGCCGCATCGAGCAGGCGCTCAAGTCGGGCGACTCGGTGCTGGTGCAGGTCACCAAGGACCCGATCGGCCACAAGGGCGCCCGCCTGACCTCGCAGGTCACGCTCGCCGGGCGCTACCTGGTGCTCGTGCCGGGCGGCGGCATGACGGGCATCAGCCGCAAGCTGCCCGACGTCGAGCGCTCGCGCCTGAAGAAGGTGCTGCGCGAGATCGTGCCCGAGGGCGCGGGCGTCATCGTGCGCACCGCGGCCGAAGGCGCCTCGGAGGCCGAGCTCAAGGCCGACGTCGAGCGCCTGCAGGCGCAGTGGAACGCCATCACGACCAAGGCGGGCCGGGCCTCGACGAGCGCTCCGGCGCTGCTGCAGGGCGAGCCCGACCTGGCGATCCGCGTCGTTCGCGACATCTTCAACGACGACTTCTCCTCGCTCGTCGTGCAGGGCGACGGCGCGTGGCAGGAGGTCTCGACGTACGTCGAGGAGCTCGCCCCCGACCTGCGCGAGCGCGTGACCAAGTGGCTTGAGCCCACCGACGTATTCACGGTCCACCGCGTCGACGAGCAGCTCGCCAAGGGCATGGACCGCAAGGTCTGGCTGCCCTCGGGCGGCTCGCTGGTCATCGACCGCACCGAGGCCATGACGGTCATCGACGTCAACACCGGCAAGTTCACCGGCGCCGGCGGCACGCTCGAGGAGACCGTGACGCGCAACAACCTCGAGGCGGCCGAGGAGATCGTGCGCCAGCTGCGCCTGCGCGACATCGGCGGCATCATCGTCATCGACTTCATCGACATGGTGCTCGAGTCGAACCGCGATCTGGTGCTGCGCCGCCTGGTCGAGTGCCTGGGCCGCGACCGCACCAAGCACCAGGTGGCCGAGGTCACCTCGTTGGGCCTGGTGCAGATGACCCGCAAGCGCGTGGGCCAGGGCCTGGTCGAGGCGTTCAGCGAGACCTGCGAGGCATGCAAGGGCCGCGGCTTCATCGTGCACGCCGAGCCCATCGAGAAGGGCGCCGGCCACACGCACGCGGAGCCGGCCGACGGCGCGCCGCAGGGCGAGTCCAAGCGTGGGCGCCGCCGCCGCGGCTCAGCCTCGGCTGCCGAGCCGGCCGCGCACCCCGAGCCGCCCAAGCTGCCCGAGGAGAAGTCGCAGGCGCGCGAGGCCGTCAAGGCGACCCTCGCGACCATCGCGGCCGCGGCCGCGCACGCGCACGAGGCGGCCTCGGCCGAGCCGACCGAGGGCTGA
- the cydD gene encoding thiol reductant ABC exporter subunit CydD codes for MRPLDPRLLRRARSARRYVVLTAGLGLGSAVLVVAQALLVASLLAGLVTHGSVPGPSAARTLAALGAVAAGRAAVAWAQERYAQRAAARTIAELRAQVVAHAVALGPRWAGGGQQAQTATLATRGLDALEPYLVKYLPSLLLTVLVTPAVLLVMLGLDWVSLLICVVTLPLVPLFMWLVGVMTQGASERRLTVVERLGAQVLDLLAGLPTLRAFGRETGPGARVRALGDASKRATMGTLRVAFLSGMVLELLTTLSVAIVAVGVGLRLVEGAMTLQVGLAVIMLAPEVYLPLRGVGAQFHASTDGIAAAERAFAVLEEPTPDGGRPDPTRRPDAVRALVLDGVTVRAGDRAVDAPAGLSARVELGSGRPGGGRVVALRGPSGAGKSTTVQVLLGLLRPDAGTVSLEVAASPGQPPERVPLDDVDPAWWWSQVVWVPQRPAIAPGTLREVVTGGLDVSDDALAAAARTTGLDAVVATLPAGWSTLVGLGGAGLSVGQRQRVALTAALLAGAGRPLVVLDEPTAHLDAAGERVVLDTVRAWREAGRTVLVVAHRASLLTLADQIVDVAARAPEEVTA; via the coding sequence GTGAGGCCTCTCGACCCGCGCCTGCTGCGGCGGGCGCGCTCGGCCCGGCGGTATGTCGTCCTGACCGCCGGGCTGGGCCTCGGGTCCGCCGTCCTCGTCGTCGCCCAAGCGCTGCTGGTCGCCTCGCTCCTGGCCGGGCTCGTGACCCACGGGTCCGTGCCCGGCCCGAGCGCGGCCCGCACGCTGGCCGCGCTCGGCGCGGTCGCCGCCGGCCGCGCCGCCGTCGCCTGGGCTCAGGAGCGCTATGCGCAGCGGGCCGCCGCCCGCACGATCGCCGAGCTGCGCGCGCAGGTCGTGGCGCACGCCGTCGCGCTCGGCCCACGCTGGGCGGGCGGCGGCCAGCAGGCGCAGACCGCGACGCTCGCCACGCGCGGCCTCGACGCGCTGGAGCCCTACCTCGTCAAGTACCTGCCGTCGCTGCTGCTCACGGTCCTGGTCACGCCCGCGGTCCTGCTCGTGATGCTGGGCCTGGACTGGGTCTCGCTCCTGATCTGCGTGGTGACGCTGCCGCTCGTGCCGCTGTTCATGTGGCTCGTGGGGGTCATGACGCAGGGCGCCTCCGAGCGGCGCCTCACGGTCGTCGAGCGGCTGGGCGCCCAGGTGCTCGACCTGCTCGCCGGGCTGCCCACGCTGCGCGCCTTCGGGCGGGAGACCGGACCGGGGGCGCGGGTGCGCGCGCTGGGCGACGCCTCCAAGCGCGCGACCATGGGCACGCTGCGCGTCGCGTTCCTGTCGGGCATGGTGCTGGAGCTGCTGACCACGCTGTCGGTCGCGATCGTGGCCGTCGGGGTGGGGCTGCGGCTCGTCGAGGGCGCCATGACGCTGCAGGTCGGCCTCGCCGTCATCATGCTCGCGCCCGAGGTGTACCTGCCGCTGCGCGGCGTCGGCGCCCAGTTCCACGCCTCGACCGATGGCATCGCGGCGGCCGAGCGCGCGTTCGCCGTGCTGGAGGAGCCGACGCCGGACGGCGGGCGCCCCGACCCGACCCGCCGCCCCGACGCCGTGCGCGCTCTCGTGCTCGACGGCGTCACCGTGCGCGCCGGCGACCGCGCCGTCGACGCGCCCGCGGGCCTGTCCGCGCGCGTCGAACTCGGGTCCGGGCGCCCGGGCGGCGGGCGCGTCGTCGCGCTGCGCGGCCCGTCCGGGGCCGGCAAGTCGACGACCGTCCAGGTGCTGCTGGGCCTGCTGCGCCCTGACGCCGGGACCGTCTCGCTTGAGGTCGCCGCCTCCCCCGGCCAGCCGCCCGAGCGCGTCCCGCTCGACGACGTCGACCCCGCGTGGTGGTGGTCGCAGGTCGTGTGGGTGCCCCAGCGTCCCGCGATCGCCCCCGGGACGCTGCGCGAGGTGGTGACCGGCGGGCTCGACGTGAGCGACGACGCCCTCGCCGCGGCCGCGCGCACCACGGGCCTGGACGCCGTCGTCGCCACGCTGCCCGCGGGGTGGTCGACGCTGGTCGGGCTCGGCGGCGCCGGGCTGTCGGTCGGGCAGCGGCAGCGCGTCGCGCTCACCGCGGCCCTGCTGGCGGGCGCCGGACGGCCGCTCGTCGTGCTCGACGAGCCGACCGCGCACCTCGACGCCGCGGGCGAGCGCGTCGTGCTCGACACCGTGCGCGCCTGGCGCGAGGCTGGGCGCACCGTGCTGGTCGTCGCCCACCGCGCCTCGCTGCTCACGCTGGCCGACCAGATCGTCGACGTCGCGGCGCGCGCGCCGGAGGAGGTGACCGCATGA
- a CDS encoding thymidine kinase, which yields MAGVIPARSRPSGTGRIEVVAGPMFAGKSEELVRRVRRTRLAGRGVVVVNHVLDVRAGGGKVASHSGLELPSATASGAAEIPGLLEPGTELVAIDEAQFFGAELVDVVVGLADAGLVVVVAGLCVTFDGGPFSPLPELMAVAERVDKLTAVCMVCGRDAAYHVRVASDGAADPTAPVAAHVGGAESYQARCRDHRR from the coding sequence ATGGCGGGCGTGATCCCGGCGCGCTCCCGGCCATCGGGCACGGGGCGGATCGAGGTCGTCGCCGGGCCCATGTTCGCCGGCAAGTCCGAGGAGCTGGTGCGGCGCGTGCGCCGCACCAGGCTCGCGGGCCGCGGCGTCGTCGTGGTCAATCACGTCCTCGACGTGCGCGCGGGCGGCGGCAAGGTGGCCTCGCACTCCGGGCTTGAGCTGCCCTCGGCGACGGCGTCGGGCGCGGCCGAGATCCCCGGACTGCTGGAGCCGGGGACCGAGCTCGTGGCGATCGACGAGGCGCAGTTCTTCGGCGCCGAGCTCGTGGACGTCGTGGTGGGGCTCGCCGACGCGGGCCTGGTCGTCGTGGTCGCCGGGCTCTGCGTGACGTTCGACGGCGGCCCGTTCTCCCCGCTGCCCGAGCTCATGGCCGTGGCCGAGCGCGTCGACAAGCTCACCGCTGTGTGCATGGTCTGCGGCCGTGACGCCGCCTACCACGTGCGCGTCGCGTCCGACGGCGCCGCGGACCCCACCGCGCCGGTCGCCGCGCACGTGGGCGGCGCCGAGTCCTACCAGGCGCGCTGCCGCGACCATCGGCGCTGA